DNA from Musa acuminata AAA Group cultivar baxijiao chromosome BXJ1-5, Cavendish_Baxijiao_AAA, whole genome shotgun sequence:
ttgatcaatgtcatttggttatgttaatattagtgatcattgatggGTTTAGATATGATTGATATAGCGAAGACCGCTTTGGTCCTATATTAATATGGCCAATAGACGAGATTGTTTTGTATGTCCTGTTTAATAAtgtcaacagttttgagctcataaagtatagcacatttataaggatacatatgtgaCTCAGTGGGAGATTGTTGGAATTTTAAGgatcacacatgtataattaaatgtgttaagccattattttaattagccaaaattaaagtgatccaattaaagtaaagttatttggctaagggacataattgttatgaaaattaattgtgtagaTACCATGAGTTATgttcctaacttaatgacgagataagttaggaatatgaaactcttgaggcataattgcagattcatcaattatgaatacaatcataattgtagattatGGTTCCCGGTTGCAGTACCAAATGAAGttttctcttcacccgtcaaggagaaatctaaagttcttaaaggtactctgcaattggaagaccaaatcaccgatcaattcagaaaatactctaatggattcaacATGTATGCTTCCGTATTAATATGTTTATCAATTATTGTAGGATTTAatgcatattatagtggattaaataagattatggaaatattcttaatccattattttggatctataaagtatgtttttgaatcaagatgatggttttgattctataaaacaattatttgatccatatttgatatgttaaaaagaACCCCAACAAGTGATATCAGAGCCATCCTACAATGATTGATGAACATTTAAGCTTGTTTTCTaatgaattttaatgatattttcatcaataaagtaatttggttctatcattgttgggaaagatgatagttttatgtaatcatgctattttGAAGTGATTTGGCTCTATTATCATTGGAAAAGATTATGgatttatgtaatcatgctacaGCATGCttcatattcaattcaatgccttTTTCTAATGTAATATCAGTTTAATTTTGGATTATCTTTTCCACTTCGTGTCTTTTCCTATTCATCAATATGCAAAAATTCATTTTTGCACTATAAGACATAAATTTCCCAAAttctttttggattttatctaattaatataaatttaattaattagatattattgtaatattatgttagtttaataatattgttgcaatattatgttggattaaacataatattggttctataaagttgtttgttgacataaattgaatgatttacatactttaaatattttagtcaacaaattaagATCAAGCCAATTTGACTAATATGGTCTAAATTCAATTAatgattgtttaatattagattgagtaatttaatatatgaagtcgccaaagtgacctctcatatataacatttctcgtgaaaatattaaatgtagtgtgtatttacatccatgcggtaattatccggcccaaaggaaggttaatgactggcaggattttatacatacttgtaatggtaaatacgtgataattataaagttatacatgtaaatgataaatcaatccaaagatgggtttttcatttgacataccttattatcagtatttgatcattacaacaagactaccactagcaattaatattgaagtccaaagacaagatattaatgttgcacttggtatcttgcgatgggttaaatcattatttgaatttacttaagtttatggtaaTAAATATGAGCATAATTTCTAGTTATCTATTGTTCTCTTATTTAGGTTCTCttataaaaatatatgctaaTCTCAATTCAGTACTGGTTTTAAATGAAACCAACTttaagggcaagaaaagaaaatacaaatatgaaaataatgaggCTGATAAGGACCCagtacagaagaaacaaaataaggatgatacttgtttcttctgcaagaaatctaggcatttaaagaaggactgtgcTAAATATCATGCTTGGCATGCTAAAAAGGGAACATTCCTTACTTTGTTTTGTTCATAAATCAATTTAACTTTAGTACCTAGAAACACTTGGTGGTTAGACTCCGGTGCAACAACTAACATCAGTGTATCAATGCAAGATTGCCTAAGCTACCGAAGGCCTAATAATGCTGAGAGAAGCATTTATGTGGGGACGAAAAATCGGTAGATGTGGAAGCTATAGGcacatttagattgttattgtgtactggatattatttgaatttgaaatacACTTTTGTTATACCGTTGGTTAAAcagaacttaatttctgttttttatttggacaaatctggttattcttatttatttggaaacaatcagtttactttgtctttaaattcaaatatgattggaactggttcacttatgacttatgacaatctatatttacttgatactatAGCATCATATCATGAAACCTTGAATGCGGAATTGCGAGGTACTAAATATAAAATTGAAAATTCTGGTATATTATGGCATAAACGTTTGGGTCATATCTCTAGAAATAGAGTTGAAAGACTTGTGTCAGATGGGATtcttgatcccattgacttatcAGGTCTAGATGTTTGTGTTGAATACATTAAAGGTAAATAAACTAAACCTAGGAGATCAGGTGTATATAGAGCTACAGACgtcttagaattgatacatacAGATATTTGTGGACCATTTCCTACACCTTCATGGAATGGTCAACAatacttcatatcattcatagacgattactctagatatggatacatgtatctaatacatgaaaaatctcaATCAGTGTcctaaaaaaaatttgaaaacttaagAAATGCATAAGATTCCCTATGCATCAATTGTAGGAAGTCTAATATATGCACAGATTTGTACGCATCCGGATATAGCGTACATTGTTGGAGTGTTAGGCAGATACTTAAGCAATCCTAGAATGGATCATTGGAATGCTGCTAAAAGAGTCgtgagatatttaaagaggataaaagatcatatgctcacatataggagatcagaccATTTTGAGATCATTAGGTATTCTGACTCCGAATTTGTTGAATGCCAAGACAGTAGGAAATCCACTTCGGGCTACATTTATATGTTGGCTGGTGGGACGATTTCTTAGCGTAGTGCCAAGCAATCTCTTATTGCTTCTTCCACTATGGCAGCGGAATTTATAGCATGTTTTGGGGCATCTAATCATGGAATTTGGTTGAGAAATTTTGTCACAGAGCTGCAAATAGTATAAGGGATTGAAAGACCACTAAAGATATACTGTGATAATAAATCAGCTGTTTTATACTCTAATAACAATAGGAGCTCGACTAAGTCAAAGCACATTGACATCAAGTTCCTAGTTGTGAAAGAAAAGGTACAAAGTAAATAAATTTCTATAGAACACTTAAGAACAAACTTTATGTTggcagatcctctcacaaaagatgTACCACTCAAGGTTTTTCATGAGCATACTGCTCATATGGGTATATCAGAATTTGAGGAAACTTTAGTTTAGTAGGAGCCTGTCATATGTTTGTTGTATGTTCTATGCTAGATTCTGTATTTGTACAGATATTTTATGATCAGAAATAAAGcttcagtttattatactttgtacattatggctattaaagttattaatgatctcataaagataaagttggaccaGTTGAAAATTTACATGTACAgatcacattcatgtaattttcttgctacacatttcataattgatcaatgtcatttggttatgttaatattagtgatcattgatggGTTTAGATATGATTGATATAGCGAAGACCGCTTTGGTCCTATATTAATATGGCCAATAGACGAGATTGTTTTGTATGTCCTGTTTAATAAtatcaacagttttgagctcataaagtatagcacatttataaggatacatatgtgaCTCAGTGGGAGATTGTTGGAATTTTAAGgatcacacatgtataattaaatgtgttaagccattattttaattagccaaaattaaagtgatccaattaaagtaaagttatttggctaagggacataattgttatgaaaattaattgtgtagaTACCATGAGTTATgttcctaacttaatgacgagataagttaggaatatgaaactcttgaggcataattgcagattcatcaattatgaatacaatcataattgtagattatGGTTCCCGGTTGCAGTACCAAATGAAGttttctcttcacccgtcaaggagaaatctaaagttcttaaaggtactctgcaattggaagaccaaatcaccgatcaattcagaaaatactctaatggattcaacATGTATGCTTCCGTATTAATATGTTTATCAATTATTGTAGGATTTAatgcatattatagtggattaaataagattatggaaatattcttaatccattattttggatctataaagtatgtttttgaatcaagatgatggttttgattctataaaataattgtttgatccatatttgatatgttaaaaagaACCCCAACAGGAGGTGCGGAGTGGGGAGAGAGAATGGAAGGAGATGGGAGGGAAGACAGATAcgaaatgagagaaaaaaaaatggaggTAGAGTAAGAAATGGAGTGGGAGGAGGAAATCAAAAGCGAAGGAGGAGATAGTGGATTGGGATACTGAGGAGACGATGAAGGTGGAGTTGAGAGagtgagaggaaaaaaaaaaaaaatagcgaTGAAGCCAAAAGGCCCAAGATTCTTTGCTGTGATTGCTGCTGACATCTAACGCCAGACTTTTGCCAAACTTGTCCAACTCTTTCTCGATTAGGACTTTTGAACTGGATATGTTATTTACTGAGGGTAAGACTGAAACTACCGATAAAAACAAATAAACTATTACGCGTTCCAATTAATTATTGAAGGGGGTGCCGTTCTCGTAATTAGCCTACCAACCGAGGTCCATTCTGCGTCGGACCTCAATTATTTAGAAAGCTCACCCGTCCTGCACCGCCACTCAAATTGCCTTCTACCTCTTTTCCCCTTCCTCTTTCTTCCCTTcctcattctctctctctgaacAAAATATATAGGAAATCTAAATCCACCATAACTGCAGATAGCTGCTGTAGAACAAGGACCAGAAGCAGAAGCATGAGCAGAAGCAAAACCAGAGGAGAGAAAAGATGAAGAAAAGAAAGTGAAATCCCAGTTGCAACAATCATTGTTGTAGCTCGTTTTTCCAGTCTCTTCTCATCCTCTCTTTCCCTGACAAAATTTTCTCATCCAGACTTGTTATCAGATGCATCTTAACCTTAAGAGACAGTGAGTGTGCGTGTGTGAGCGAGAAAAGTCAGAAATCAGACACCAGACAGGACAAAGGGTTCTCCGTAGAGAAGCAAAGCGAGAAGAAaatagagcgagcgagcgagagagagagagagagagagatagtcgGAAGGCATGGAAGAGTCACTCAAGTCCCTCTCCTTGGACTACCTCAACCTCCTGATCAACGGGCAAGCGTTCAGCGACGTCACCTTCAGCGTCGAGGGCCGCCTCGTCCATGCCCATCGCTGCGTCCTCGCCGCCCGCAGCCTGTTTTTCCGCAAGTTCTTCTGCGGCGCCGAACCCTCCTCGCCATCCGGTCTCCTCCTCCTCAACCCTCATGATCGCCATAGCCCGCGGTCACCGACTGGCGGGGCCTCCATGTCTTCGTCGTCCTCCCCGAGGGGCAGCGCGTGCACTGCCGGCAGCGTCATCCCGGTGAATTACGTCAGCTACGAGGTGTTCTTGCTGATGCTCCAGTTCATGTACAGCGGTCAGGTCCCGCTGGTGCCGCAGAAGCACGAGCCTCGCCCCAGTTGCAGCGACCGTGGCTGCTGGCACACCCATTGCACCGCCGCCGTCGACCTCGCTCTCGACACCCTCGCCGCCGCACGGTCCTTCGGCATCGAGCAGCTCGCGCTTCTCACTCAGGTCCGCTGCAGATCTGTCATTCTGCTAATACCGTATATCCCAAATCGATCCCCGATTTCTTGTATCCCGGCATCAATCTCCGTCTTATTTTAGGAGTCCTCGGTTGCTTCTTTCCGTGCTTTTTTATTTCCTCGTCTTTGGTTCATTTACTGATGATGGCTGTGCTTTCTCTTTTAGGAACATCTATGTCTACTGTGTGCCTCATTTCTTCCTCTTGAGATCTTCGCATCCTGTTACTGTGTGAACAGCAACCTTCTTTGCTGTATGGCATAGTGCACAGTATGTCTCCTTCAAATCAAAATTTGACCATCTTTCACCAGAACAAGCTGTTTCTAACCTAGATTAGGGTTTGCTTTTCCTTTACCAACAATTGATCCTTTCGTTGTCCCACTGCATGCAGCATTCACAGTCATATCTTGAATTAGACGCCTCTTCTTCGCCATTCCCCACAAACACAGTCGCCTTGTTCCCATCCCCTCTAATATTTTATGCAGGCCAAACCTATGATTCCCTTTTTGCACTATTCTACACTGTTATTAATCACCATTATTGTTGGCGAAATGTTGTTCCTAGAATTTGTTTCATACCCGTTGGCTGGGTGCAGAAGCAATTGGCTAGCATGGTGGAGAAGGCGACGATCGAGGACGTGATGAAGGTCCTAATCGCGTCGAGAAAGCAAGACATGAACCAGTTGTGGATCACCTGCTCCCACCTCGTCGCCAAGTCCGGCATCCCGCCCGAGGTGCTCGCCAAGCACCTGCCGATTGACATCGTGGCCAAGATCGAGGAGCTCCGTCTCAAGTCCTCCCTCACCGGCCGCTCCTTCATCACTCACCACCATTCTCTCGAAGCCGCCGGCGCTTCCACTGAGCTCGAGGACCACCACAAGATTCGTCGAATGCGCCGTGCTCTCGAGTCGTCAGATGTCGAGCTTGTCAAGTTGATGGTGATGGGGGAGGGGCTCAACCTCGACGACGCGCTTGCCCTGCACTACGCCGTCGAGAACTGCACCCGCGAGGTCGTAAAGGCGCTGCTTGAGCTCGGCGCCACTGACGTCAATTTCCGCGCCGGTCCTGCTGGAAAAACCCCACTCCACATCGCCGCAAAAATGGTGTGCCCCGACATGGTAGCCGTCCTCCTCGACCACCATGCCGATCCCAACATTCGCACGTTCGATGGCGTGACCCCGCTCGACATTCTTCGCAACCTGACGTCCGACTTCCTCTTCAAGGGCGCTGTCCCGGGCCTGACACATATCGAGCCGAACAAGCTTAGGCTTTGCCTGGAGCTAGTCCAATCGGCGGCACTGGTCATGTCACGCGAGGACGCTAAAAGTGGCGGCGGTGGAAATCATCCTCACTCGGCAATCTATCCCCCGATGAATCAGCAGGAATCGAACACTTGCAACGCAAATCACACAAGTAGCAGCATGGTCAACCTCAGCTTGGATTCGAGAATGGTGTATCTGAATCTGGGAATGGCGGAACGATTGGGGTGCAAGATGAGTGATGGAGCTGGTGATAGCAGCAGCAGTAGATCTCtaggtggtggtggtgttggtaACATTGGCTTATCGAGCATGTTTTCTTCTCATGGTTTCCCATGACTACTGCCTTGTAAGCTTGAAAGAACTTCCTATTTGTCTCACTACTGTCTATCTCACATTAATTGCATCATTCGCTATCTCTAATACTCAATGCAAGGCAAGAGATTCAAGTTTCAGAAAAGGAACTTCAATTTGCTCTGAATCAGTGGTGACCTAGCTTAACAGGAATATACGGCTACATCTATAAATTAATATGACATGATTGCcatatttttcttttgttttgtttggaTTATTAGTTTGCCTGTATTTTTTCAGTTTACAGGCTGATGGAACACCGGCATGTGGGCAATTTAAAGAGGGAGATAGCGAGAAACTGAGTGAGCTATGAATGATGAAAGAGATGCATGTCAGTCTCTTCAATTTTCATCTCTCTGGCCTCCCCAGCATTTCCTTTTATTTGCTATCTTTACAGTATGCCATTATTTGCTTGAGACTTGCTAATTCCTCCTCCCGACCAATCTCTCCCCCATGTTTAAATGCCTGCTGTTCTCTTGCATCGGGTTGCAGAATCCTATCTCTGCTGGTTATGTGCTGCAATAGCTGGCAACTATTGATAGTCCTAGTATTAGAAATTACCTTACACTGTAACCGTGGGTTCTCATTTTCCCCTTCCCTCCAATTGGCTTGCTTTGTCTTCCTATTGATGCTTTGTTTGAATATGCAAAGAGTAATATCTCAGCAACAGTTGAACATCTCTACGTTCCCCTTCTTCAAGGTCCTGTAGTGTTTCTTGATATATTAGATTTGCAGAAGATGTCATTCAGCTGTAGACGAATAAATACCTTATCTTCCATGAGTGCCTCATTGACTGTGACTGACTACATGACATCAGCCTTTGGAAGGTTGAAAGCAGTTTCTCTTGAAGAAGCTTTTCTGTACACTTTGTAGGATGACCCTATATTGTGTTTCAGTGATAGCCTCGGTTTTCTGTCATTACtcagaattaaaaaatatattataaaaaataattttattcattgagataatataaatttatatacattttaataaaaaatttcttaattatatattcaaatcatgctttcaaatcatatactaaatatataattaatcatcaaATTATATATTGATTAAAGATTATAGAATATAAAGAATGTTAAGTTATCATTGCATATCTATTTTTATCGTGATCTTCTATCATGCTTTCGTAATATTAAACTTATGTCAGGGATGTCAATTTTGAATTGATGCAACTAAAATATCCTATGAGCGAGAGACTTTGTGAGGGAGCAtgatagttggttagaagtatgaacatgaaaaacacgtagttgatgtctaacaatttgatctctaataaaatggaaGTTGagaataatatatttcatgagaGAGAAGTACACTAAGTTAGAGTATAGATAGGTGGCATCGACATTATCACAGGAATAGATTGGGATGAGCATGCGATTAATGAGATAGATCATAATTTGAAAGATTGTTTACCAAAAGGTTAGTGATATAGAGGCTTGGTATAGGAAGCtaagaccagtttcaactatatgttagTATTTTATTTCAACGGAGCTAACTAATTGAAGTATGTACAATGGTGACTTGAGATGTTGTATACCACATGATGAGAGGTAAGTTGTTAGAGCTTAGTATTCACCTtcgagtaaactgttttaatagtAGATTGGAAGAAGTTCTCGACCAcattttcaaaataaataaagaCTATGGTGATTTCATATTTATGtttgagaggatataaccatatatatttagtaaagtaatctaaaaaataagataaaatatgaaattattaaAGGAAATAGTTATGGTAGGGCCTCAAACAtcaatgtaaataattttaaattgtttggaGTAGAATATGTAAGATATTCTAAAAGATAGTTTGTGATTTTTATCACTAAGGTAAGCATCATAATGAGTCTAGGTTGGAAGTGAGTAATAAGAAATTAGCTATTATTCAATGAATAATGATGGATGACTAAAGTAGCAATATCACACATTGATTGGAGCAACAATTAAAGTAAAAACAATTGGTTAGATGGTTTCTAAAGTTACCCGTCACtcgtatatattatttttattatagtcTTAAAACTAAGGATGTTTCAATGCTCAAATCCTTTATAAGAAATAAGGTACTAAAAAACTTAATAGATGTATTATTTACTTTGCAAAATTAAGAGATAGAAATAAGGCTCCTTTTGATATAAGGTGCATATAAAAATCATCTAAGTGTAAAACATATTATTGAATCAGAGTGAGTGATAGGATTATGTTATTCTCACAAACgatgatatctttattttctCAATAATTAGTATGGATAGATAGAAACTGTAGATCAAGAGTGATATGATAAGAAGTACCAAAGTTAATAATTCATTTGCTTTGATAAGTAGTTAATCATGATGTTTGctttaattatattttcttttagatttttgatTGAATTGAGCTATGATTGTTGGTTCCATCTTCCTCTCTTTTCGTTTTAGATATGTTTCATGATTAATAAACTTGTTATATAGTTCTTCAAATAATATTGGTGAGCTATGTGCTTGAATTACTATTGCTAACTCATTATATTTATCTCATAGGCTATTGAGAGTATAAACAATGACTTATTTATCACTCGTGATATGACCTATTAAAGTCAAGTCATCTATAATATCTTTTAGATtttaaatataatcaataatagtacttttctcttgtattatttttatcagaGTTGATTAAAGACTTAGCATGTGAGTGTAAGAGGTAGATGGAGAAGTTGAAGAAAAGATGAGATACTATTAAACCGTAGTAATAAGGGAGTACAAGTCTATAGGAGAACTACTAGTTGATATAATAAGAGGTGCACTTGAGGGGATTTGAGGtgcattcatataaaaccaatgATGGATGGTTATTATAGTAGCTCACATTACTGAAGAAGTAAGATTTTGAAAGGAAAAATtggactcaacaaaaataatataacgtGATATAATGACCTTTTGAGTGTAAGGATCATAGTTCTGAAAAATATTATGTTCAAGGGGGTACCCAACGAAGATGCAAAGTTTGAATCTTAGTGTTAACTTTTATGAAGCGTAGGAGCATaaccataaatataaataatcaaatactttgagtttttaaaGGTTTGGTATTTTATAAAATAGATTTTCAATTGGTGATTAGTCTTGTAAATTGGGTTGATGACTTCATTGGCATTCTATATATTCATCT
Protein-coding regions in this window:
- the LOC135674156 gene encoding BTB/POZ domain and ankyrin repeat-containing protein NPR5-like, which produces MEESLKSLSLDYLNLLINGQAFSDVTFSVEGRLVHAHRCVLAARSLFFRKFFCGAEPSSPSGLLLLNPHDRHSPRSPTGGASMSSSSSPRGSACTAGSVIPVNYVSYEVFLLMLQFMYSGQVPLVPQKHEPRPSCSDRGCWHTHCTAAVDLALDTLAAARSFGIEQLALLTQKQLASMVEKATIEDVMKVLIASRKQDMNQLWITCSHLVAKSGIPPEVLAKHLPIDIVAKIEELRLKSSLTGRSFITHHHSLEAAGASTELEDHHKIRRMRRALESSDVELVKLMVMGEGLNLDDALALHYAVENCTREVVKALLELGATDVNFRAGPAGKTPLHIAAKMVCPDMVAVLLDHHADPNIRTFDGVTPLDILRNLTSDFLFKGAVPGLTHIEPNKLRLCLELVQSAALVMSREDAKSGGGGNHPHSAIYPPMNQQESNTCNANHTSSSMVNLSLDSRMVYLNLGMAERLGCKMSDGAGDSSSSRSLGGGGVGNIGLSSMFSSHGFP